In the Sphingobacterium sp. PCS056 genome, CTCCAAAGGCAATTCGTCGTCTGTTGCTGTGGAATCTAACACTACTTCTTCTCGAGGAGGACGAGGTGTCTCACAATTATATTTCTTGGTGATTTCGACAGTAGGTGCTGGAAATTTACCCTGAGTATACCCTAGAGCTTTATCTTTGTATATAGCTTCCATAAACAAACCAAAGATCGGTAAAGCTGTTTTAGACCCCTCTCCTGTTTGTGAGTTTTTAAAGTGAATATTACGATCATCACAGCCTACCCATACTGCTGTTACCAAATCCTTTGTAACCCCCATATACCATCCGTCAACATATTCGGACGAAGTACCAGTTTTACCCCCTATCTCATTTTCTTTACTAAACAAGTCATATTCCCACAAGGCTTGTGAAGTCCCCCCTGGCTCCTCCATTCCACCACGCAACATATAAGTCATCAACCAGGCATCCTGTTTATCGACAACTTGTTTACGTTCAGGTTTAAAAGTTGCAATAACATTACCTTCATAATCTTCAATGCGCGAAACTAAAACCGGAGTCACACGCTCACCATGATTCATCATTGTTGAATATCCATTTGCCATCTCAAAAACTGAAACATCATTCGGCCCCAATCCAATCGATGCTACAGCACTCAATTTACTTTCTATACCAACACGATAAGCCGCTTCCACAATCTTATCCGCCCCAACTTTTTCCGTTAACTGCACGGTGATTGAATTTACCGAACGTGCCATTGCCCAACGCAAGGACATATCTCGGTAACTGAAATTCCAATCTGCATTTTTAGGCTCCCAAACTTCAATAGAATCGCCTTTATCAATTTTAATCGTGACTGGCTTATCTTGCATTTGATCACAAGGGGTCATGCCCGATTCCAAGGCAGCCAAATAAACAAATGGTTTAAATGTGGATCCTGCTTGTCGTTTTGACTGGTTTACATGATCATACTTAAAATATTGATGATCTATTCCTCCAACCCAAACTTTGATCTCACCCGAGTATGGATCCATACTCATCACACCCGTATTCAACATCGTCACATAATATTTGATCGAATCCACTGTGGACATCTGCACCTTCTCACGCAAGCGTTCACCTTTCCATGAAAAAACTTCCATTTCTTTTTTTTGATTCAGATAGTAATCCATACTATCCGTACGGTTATCGTATTTTTTAGCCAAAAATTTATAATAATCGGTTTTTTTAACCAAATTATCAATAAACCCAGGAATCACCTTACCGGACAGATCCCTCCAAGGATCTTCATTGCCCCATGCGTTTTTCAATCTTCTTTGCAATACTTGCATTTGCTTAGCTACAGCCTCCTCGGCATGCTTTTGCATTTTTGAATTGATGGTGGTGTAAATTTTTAAACCATCTTTATAAATATCTCGATCATTCTCTTCTGCCCATTTTTCCAACCAACGTTCTACAGCTGCACGCAAATATGAATCTTCTCCTGCATGTACATCCTTATTGTCCGCATGCAAGACTAATGGCTCTTTTGACAATTTTTCTACCTGTGATTGATCAATATAATCAGCTTTTGCCATTTGCGCCAATACAACATTTCTACGTTCACGCGACTTTTCTAAATTACGCATTGGATTATAGATTGTAGTTCCTTTCAGCATCCCCACCAATACTGCGGATTCATTGATACTCAAGTCACTTGCATTTTTACTAAAATAACGACGCGCAGCAGTTTGGATACCATAAGAATTATTACTAAAAGATACCGTATTCAAATACATTGTAATGATTTCATTCTTTTCATAACGGGATTCCAATTTATAAGCTGTCATCCATTCTTTGAATTTGGTTACGATCAAACCCACACCAGGAATTTTTGCCAGTAAACCACCAGACTTATTATATCGAGTTCGATAAAGATTTTTTGCAAGTTGCTGTGTAATGGTACTTGCCCCCCTTTTATCCCCAGTTAAGGTCGAAATAATCCCCGATCCTAAACCCCAAAAATCAACCCCACTATGTTTATAAAAACGAACATCTTCCGTAGCGACCAAAGCATTTATCACATGCTTAGATATACTGTCAAAAGCAACGGGATTACGATCTTCATCGAAATACCGACCTATTAATACACTATCTGCAGTATACAATTCTGTTGAGATATTGACACTTGGCATCGTAATATCCTTTTTTGTAGGCGAGTAGCCAAAAAGCCCTAAAAAGTTAAGCTGTATAGCACAAACTAGGACGATTAAAAAATATATAGCGATCGCTATATAGCGTAAAAATTTATTCTTAATACGTTTGAACATACGGTAAAGGTCTAAAAATGTTTTGTGAAAACAAGCAAAAAAAATAAGCTTTTACATGCTGCAAAGAAGAATTAACGAAATTTAACATTTCGTTATTCCAAATCTGATAATTAGGATTATAAGAATCCATATTGCTACAATAATTATACCTAAATATACCACCTCAGTATTTTTGTTTCATTAATCGATATAATTTATTTAAATTTATCTTCGAATTAGTCATATAAAACATGTTAAAGCAAACCTTACAACAAAAGTTATTACAAAAACTATCTCCACAACAGATTCAGTTTATCAAACTTTTACAGGTTCCTACGGTATCTTTGGATGCACGCATTAAAGAAGAATTAGAAGAAAATCCAGCTCTTGAAGACGGCAGCTTAGCAAATATGGCTGAACCGAATGAGGAATACCCGGATCGTGACCCTGACGATACTTTCGATAGTGAAGAAAGCTATGACAGCGATGAGTTTAATGTAGATGAATATATTCAGGAAGATGATTATACCGATTATTCCAATAATTATAATTACTCTGATGAAGACGATGATAAAAAAGAGATTCCTATTGCTGTACAAGATTCATTTTTCGAAAAATTGCAACAACAATTAGATTTATTAGCTTTAGATGACCGTGATTTTCTAATTGGACAACAGATTATCGGAAGTTTAGATGATGACGGCTATCTACGTCGACCTATATTAAGTCTTATCGATGATCTAGCATTCTCACAGAATGTCATAGCGTCAGAAAGTGAAGTATTGGAGATGCTTAAAGTGATTCAAGATTTTGAACCTGCTGGCATTGGTGCACGTGATCTACAAGAATGCCTACTGATACAACTGCAAAAGAAAGATCAAAACAATCCTACAGTTATTCAAGCGACCAAAGTAGTTAAAAATTATCTAGAAGAATTTACAAAGAAACATTACGATAAACTGGAGAAATCACTAGGATTAACATCAGAAGATCTTAAGAATATCGTTAATGAAATACTTAAACTAAATCCCAAACCAGGAGATTCAGGCGCTGTTGCAGGCAAACAACTGCATGTTATACCTGATTTTCATATCAGTAATAATGATGGTGTTCTTCATCTTACCTTAAATGGTCGTAATGCTCCAGAACTACGTGTAAGCCGCTCATACCAAAGTATGTTTGAACATTACGAAAAGTCTAATCAAAAGGATAAAAAGATGAAGGAAGCGGTTCAGTTTGTTAAACAAAAACTGGATTCTGCTAAATGGTTTATTGATGCCATCAAACAAAGGCAACAAACTTTATTGAAAACCATGAATGCTATCATGGAGTATCAATACGATTACTTCTTAACAGGAGATGACGTCAAACTTAAACCCATGATTTTAAAAGACATTGCTGACCGTATTGGTATGGATATTTCAACAGTTTCTCGTGTAGCAAACTCGAAGTATGTACAAACAGAATTTGGAACTTTCCTTCTCAAATCCTTTTTCTCTGAAGCGATCCAGACCGAATCTGGGGAAGAAGTTTCGAATAAGGAAGTAAAAAAGATCTTAGAAGAATGTATTGCAAATGAGGATAAACGTAAACCACTAGCTGACGAGAAATTAACCGAAATTCTGAAAGATAAAGGTTATAATATCGCTAGACGTACTGTGGCAAAATATCGTGAAGCACTCAATATACCTGTCGCCCGCCTTCGTAAAGAGTTATAAAAACTGAAAAGCCACCTACTGGTGGCTTTTTGTTATTTAGATTATTATCTTTGTTCCAAACAATAAATAAGAATTATATTCAAAATACAAATTGACTTGGTTATATTTCAATTTGAATAAAGATAGTCGAAAGGGATCTCGTACAAAAAACTATCGCACATATAACTCATATTTTTGTGCCAATAACAAATATTTAGCTACCATATTCTAATATGATGTATTGATGAAAATTATCTCCAAAACAACCCCAATAACGACCTTTGCATTACAGCATATGGAAATTAATTGATGGCTATCTATGTATCATTGTGAAATCATCATTACTTACTCAAAAAAAAACTTACTATAATTTTTTAAAGACCAATGAGAGCAACAAAAATTGTTACCCTTACAGCCTTACTTGCGATCCTAACCTGTGCGGCAGAAGGGCAAGAACGAGATGATAGAGCTACTATCTTAAATTTCAAAGGAATTCAATTTCACAGCAAAGATTCACTTTTCTACACGAACTTCAGATTTAGGATGCAAAACCGAGCAGGGTTCACCGAAAAATTAGACGGAGAAAAGAATCGTGAATGGGATGCCCGTGTTCGTAGACTTAGGATGCGTGTCGATGGTTATATTTACACACCTAAAATTAGCTACTCGTTGCAATTGGCCTTTACCAGAAGTGATCAAGATTTTGATGAAACCGGGATACCTAATATTGTCCGTGACGCAGTTGTATTCTACAACTTTACAGACGATTTCTACATCAGTTTTGGGCAAAATAAATTACCGGGAAATAGACAACGTGTCAATTCTTCCGGACAGCTCCAGTTTGCAGATCGTTCCTTAGTAAATACAAGATTTACATTAGATCGCGATTTCGGTATGAGTGCCAATCTTAGCAAAAAAATTGGTGAAGTACCTATTAATGCTAAAGTAGCAATCTCTACAGGTGAAGGTAGAGCAGCAAGTGGTACAGATAGCGGATTATCTTACACAGGAAGGGTTGAATTT is a window encoding:
- a CDS encoding porin, translating into MRATKIVTLTALLAILTCAAEGQERDDRATILNFKGIQFHSKDSLFYTNFRFRMQNRAGFTEKLDGEKNREWDARVRRLRMRVDGYIYTPKISYSLQLAFTRSDQDFDETGIPNIVRDAVVFYNFTDDFYISFGQNKLPGNRQRVNSSGQLQFADRSLVNTRFTLDRDFGMSANLSKKIGEVPINAKVAISTGEGRAASGTDSGLSYTGRVEFLPFGNFENGGDYSEGDLEREETPKLSIGGGYSLNDRTTRIGGQTGKYVENPFTLKTSFVDAIFKYQGFAYQAEYMRRDVDNPMNIDLQGNTVYAYKGFGVNQQMSYLMNHGYEIVSRYTFVQPHKDIRAYEKQTEIIEAGINKYIKAHRLKFNLSGNYTFKDGQFDNTDEKNSWGFLFQVELGI
- the rpoN gene encoding RNA polymerase factor sigma-54, which produces MLKQTLQQKLLQKLSPQQIQFIKLLQVPTVSLDARIKEELEENPALEDGSLANMAEPNEEYPDRDPDDTFDSEESYDSDEFNVDEYIQEDDYTDYSNNYNYSDEDDDKKEIPIAVQDSFFEKLQQQLDLLALDDRDFLIGQQIIGSLDDDGYLRRPILSLIDDLAFSQNVIASESEVLEMLKVIQDFEPAGIGARDLQECLLIQLQKKDQNNPTVIQATKVVKNYLEEFTKKHYDKLEKSLGLTSEDLKNIVNEILKLNPKPGDSGAVAGKQLHVIPDFHISNNDGVLHLTLNGRNAPELRVSRSYQSMFEHYEKSNQKDKKMKEAVQFVKQKLDSAKWFIDAIKQRQQTLLKTMNAIMEYQYDYFLTGDDVKLKPMILKDIADRIGMDISTVSRVANSKYVQTEFGTFLLKSFFSEAIQTESGEEVSNKEVKKILEECIANEDKRKPLADEKLTEILKDKGYNIARRTVAKYREALNIPVARLRKEL
- a CDS encoding penicillin-binding protein 1A, coding for MFKRIKNKFLRYIAIAIYFLIVLVCAIQLNFLGLFGYSPTKKDITMPSVNISTELYTADSVLIGRYFDEDRNPVAFDSISKHVINALVATEDVRFYKHSGVDFWGLGSGIISTLTGDKRGASTITQQLAKNLYRTRYNKSGGLLAKIPGVGLIVTKFKEWMTAYKLESRYEKNEIITMYLNTVSFSNNSYGIQTAARRYFSKNASDLSINESAVLVGMLKGTTIYNPMRNLEKSRERRNVVLAQMAKADYIDQSQVEKLSKEPLVLHADNKDVHAGEDSYLRAAVERWLEKWAEENDRDIYKDGLKIYTTINSKMQKHAEEAVAKQMQVLQRRLKNAWGNEDPWRDLSGKVIPGFIDNLVKKTDYYKFLAKKYDNRTDSMDYYLNQKKEMEVFSWKGERLREKVQMSTVDSIKYYVTMLNTGVMSMDPYSGEIKVWVGGIDHQYFKYDHVNQSKRQAGSTFKPFVYLAALESGMTPCDQMQDKPVTIKIDKGDSIEVWEPKNADWNFSYRDMSLRWAMARSVNSITVQLTEKVGADKIVEAAYRVGIESKLSAVASIGLGPNDVSVFEMANGYSTMMNHGERVTPVLVSRIEDYEGNVIATFKPERKQVVDKQDAWLMTYMLRGGMEEPGGTSQALWEYDLFSKENEIGGKTGTSSEYVDGWYMGVTKDLVTAVWVGCDDRNIHFKNSQTGEGSKTALPIFGLFMEAIYKDKALGYTQGKFPAPTVEITKKYNCETPRPPREEVVLDSTATDDELPLEELENSGSEGTTQEEGLSTPEQRDNIDVLSTERDVVATKPPDSIDTVE